CCGGTTTACAGGGATGCCTTTTTTGTCCACCACGTCTCTCACGGCCTCAACAATGGTGTCAGCTGTCCCATCTGGAATTGCAACCATGTCCAGAAACTGGCTACAGAGCTGTCCTTCATTGTCAAGATacctgaaacattaaaaaacacattccttCAGAATAATCATTCCATCCTTTAACAATGTGTTGTTGTACCTTAAGAAACATGCCCTAGTACCTGATGTGGATATCCAGCTGCTTGATGACtgacacatcagtggtctcatCTATTTCTAGGCCAACAGCCTGTGAGGTTCGGATGGCCTTCAAGTAAGGTTCCTCTATCACTTGACCCAGGATCTGGACCATCTCATCGATGATGTAGTGAGATGTGTAATTGGTCCTCTTGTCAATCTAAAACAAATTATCAGTGTTAAATATTTCATAGggctttttatttctatttaacaGTAACCAATATGGGAAATAAATATTCATGAATTTAAATAATACcttgagctttgagaaatagTCACAGCCAAGCATCTTGCCCAGGTCCAGCAGAGCAGGGTACTTGGTGTGATGGGCGACTTCATGCTTTAAAAGCCAATAAAGGCATTGAAAGCCACCAATTATTGCTGCATGCTCCATGGTGAGTACTGGCACAAAGGCATCTACGATTGGCATGGCTGAAACAGAAGGGGGGGATTAGTATAATACAAAGCATTTTAATTTTGAATAATTCTAAAAAACTGCCATGTTAATTTACATCTGGTGCTGCTGGCTTCAATCCTCAGGGAGGTCTTGTGGTTCTCGCTGGTCATGTGGCCATCCAAGACATCCTGCCTGTATCTGACACAGGGGACTTCAATAAAGGGTCTCTGTGATGTACCCCTGACCACTTTTTGCTTGTGCTTCCTACACACTCTGCAAAACATTCCTGTGAAtgagaaattaattaattaattaattaatgttttaattgtagttattcatttatttatttacatgtatttataattatttatatttatttattaaattgaGACATGAACTACAAATATATGTTTAGACAGTAAAAATCTAttagcta
This genomic window from Sparus aurata chromosome 13, fSpaAur1.1, whole genome shotgun sequence contains:
- the LOC115594174 gene encoding uncharacterized protein LOC115594174 isoform X2, producing MFCRVCRKHKQKVVRGTSQRPFIEVPCVRYRQDVLDGHMTSENHKTSLRIEASSTRLLTMEHAAIIGGFQCLYWLLKHEVAHHTKYPALLDLGKMLGCDYFSKLKIDKRTNYTSHYIIDEMVQILGQVIEEPYLKAIRTSQAVGLEIDETTDVSVIKQLDIHIRYLDNEGQLCSQFLDMVAIPDGTADTIVEAVRDVVDKKGIPVNRLYGLGTDGASVMTGNLHVIESK
- the LOC115594174 gene encoding uncharacterized protein LOC115594174 isoform X1 produces the protein MFCRVCRKHKQKVVRGTSQRPFIEVPCVRYRQDVLDGHMTSENHKTSLRIEASSTRSMPIVDAFVPVLTMEHAAIIGGFQCLYWLLKHEVAHHTKYPALLDLGKMLGCDYFSKLKIDKRTNYTSHYIIDEMVQILGQVIEEPYLKAIRTSQAVGLEIDETTDVSVIKQLDIHIRYLDNEGQLCSQFLDMVAIPDGTADTIVEAVRDVVDKKGIPVNRLYGLGTDGASVMTGNLHVIESK